Proteins encoded within one genomic window of Gloeobacter kilaueensis JS1:
- the argJ gene encoding bifunctional glutamate N-acetyltransferase/amino-acid acetyltransferase ArgJ produces the protein MSDWNWVEGGITAARGFRASGMISGIKPSGKPDLALVFSEVPATAAGAFTTNLVQAASVIYDRELLKRRESVRAIVVNSGNANAATGEAGYRAVLDTARLLADLLAIEPEEVLVASTGVIGVPLPVEKIQAAAPQLVADAAADGSERAAEAILTTDLVRKQCALSAVIAGKTVHVGGIAKGSGMIHPQMATMLAFITCDCAVAAPLWRQIVRRAVDRSFNQITVDGDTSTNDLLVALANGEAKNSLIDDPHSPQAELLEQMVTAVCIDLAQKVVRDGEGATKVVEVQVKGAADDAAARQIALTVAGSSLVKAAMFGNDPNWGRLAAAAGRAGVRFDPEKLAIRLGTFALMEAGQPLVFDRAAASHYLKSAPTVVVFLQVGEQAGTGTAWGCDLSYDYVKINAEYTT, from the coding sequence GTGAGCGATTGGAACTGGGTTGAGGGTGGTATAACGGCGGCGCGCGGATTTCGAGCATCGGGAATGATCAGCGGCATCAAACCTTCCGGTAAGCCGGATCTGGCCCTCGTTTTTTCAGAAGTACCGGCAACAGCGGCGGGAGCATTTACGACCAACCTCGTGCAGGCCGCCTCGGTCATCTACGACCGGGAACTCCTCAAGCGACGCGAGAGCGTGCGCGCCATCGTCGTCAACTCCGGCAACGCCAACGCCGCTACTGGCGAGGCGGGCTACCGGGCTGTTCTGGACACAGCCCGGCTGCTGGCCGATCTGCTCGCGATCGAGCCGGAGGAGGTGCTCGTCGCCTCCACCGGTGTCATCGGTGTGCCTCTGCCCGTCGAGAAGATCCAGGCTGCTGCGCCGCAGCTGGTGGCAGACGCCGCAGCGGATGGTTCTGAGCGGGCAGCCGAAGCGATCTTGACCACTGACCTTGTTCGCAAGCAGTGCGCTCTGAGCGCCGTTATCGCCGGCAAGACCGTCCACGTGGGCGGGATCGCCAAAGGGTCCGGGATGATCCATCCGCAGATGGCGACGATGCTCGCCTTTATCACCTGCGACTGTGCCGTCGCCGCGCCGCTCTGGCGGCAGATCGTCCGGCGGGCGGTGGACCGCTCCTTCAACCAGATCACCGTAGACGGCGATACCAGTACCAACGATCTGCTCGTCGCCCTGGCAAACGGCGAGGCCAAAAATTCACTCATCGATGACCCGCACAGCCCGCAGGCAGAACTGCTGGAGCAGATGGTCACCGCCGTCTGCATCGACCTCGCCCAAAAAGTTGTCCGCGACGGCGAGGGGGCAACCAAGGTGGTCGAGGTGCAGGTCAAAGGGGCAGCCGACGATGCCGCCGCCCGTCAGATCGCCCTTACGGTGGCAGGTTCGTCGCTCGTCAAAGCGGCGATGTTCGGCAACGATCCAAACTGGGGGCGGCTGGCGGCAGCAGCGGGCCGGGCCGGAGTTCGCTTCGATCCCGAGAAGCTGGCGATTCGCCTGGGCACCTTTGCCCTGATGGAGGCGGGGCAGCCCCTCGTCTTTGACCGGGCAGCCGCTTCGCACTATCTCAAGAGCGCACCGACGGTCGTAGTCTTTTTGCAGGTCGGCGAGCAGGCTGGAACTGGGACGGCCTGGGGCTGCGATTTGAGCTACGATTATGTCAAGATCAACGCCGAGTATACGACCTGA
- a CDS encoding glycosyltransferase family 4 protein — protein sequence MIAVNGRFLLRKRITGVERYAHELLARLPEYGPLRVERPRSAQSAYQHLWEQAILPARLARDTVLFNPCNLAPLAHPANVITLHDVVPLVYPQFYRPAFQLYYRTLIPLLARRALHILTVSEFSRRQILAGTGVDEKKVTVVPNGVSERFVPSLRSASSAIRTRYGIGAPYLLYVGSLEPRKNVATLLKAFSYAQRHLGLRGYELLIAGDRHRNFADVDVAPDQTAGIRLLGYVADADLPALYANADLFVYPSLCEGFGLPVLEAMACGVVALAAAGSSLIEVVGDAELCFDALDHRALAEKICFYLARPGLRQDCIARGLQRVEQFRWSRSAMLTARVLTDFR from the coding sequence ATGATCGCCGTCAATGGCCGATTTTTGCTCAGAAAACGGATCACAGGCGTCGAGCGCTACGCCCACGAGCTGCTTGCCCGCCTGCCCGAGTACGGGCCGCTGCGCGTCGAGCGCCCCCGCTCCGCCCAGAGCGCTTACCAGCACCTGTGGGAGCAGGCCATTCTGCCTGCTCGGCTCGCCCGCGATACGGTGCTCTTCAATCCCTGCAACCTGGCACCGCTCGCCCATCCGGCCAACGTGATCACCCTGCACGATGTCGTGCCGCTGGTCTATCCCCAGTTCTACCGGCCCGCCTTTCAGCTCTACTACCGCACCCTCATCCCGCTTTTAGCCCGCCGGGCTCTCCACATCCTCACCGTCTCCGAATTTTCGCGCCGCCAGATTCTCGCCGGCACCGGCGTGGACGAAAAAAAAGTGACGGTGGTACCCAACGGCGTGAGCGAACGGTTTGTGCCGTCGCTGCGCTCGGCGTCCTCCGCAATCCGCACCCGCTACGGTATCGGCGCACCGTATCTGCTCTACGTAGGCTCGCTGGAGCCGCGCAAGAACGTTGCAACCCTGCTGAAGGCGTTCTCCTACGCCCAGCGGCACCTGGGCCTGAGGGGCTACGAACTCTTGATCGCAGGCGATCGCCACCGCAACTTTGCCGACGTCGATGTTGCACCCGACCAGACCGCAGGTATCCGCCTGCTGGGCTACGTCGCCGACGCGGATCTGCCTGCCCTGTACGCCAACGCGGATCTGTTCGTTTATCCGTCGCTGTGCGAGGGATTCGGGCTGCCGGTGCTCGAAGCGATGGCCTGCGGGGTGGTGGCGCTGGCGGCGGCTGGATCGTCCCTCATAGAAGTGGTGGGCGACGCGGAGCTATGCTTCGATGCCCTCGACCACCGTGCCCTCGCCGAGAAGATCTGCTTTTATCTGGCCCGGCCCGGCCTCCGCCAGGACTGTATAGCGCGGGGACTGCAGCGGGTAGAGCAGTTTCGCTGGAGCCGCAGCGCCATGCTCACCGCACGGGTGCTGACAGACTTTCGCTAA
- a CDS encoding GumC family protein, producing the protein MGLRDYLRVLNRHRLYAGGVFVLVVAGVAVWTFTSPSVWEAKGRLLFKQKDTAVGSENPARSLRGSLGQLDSVAFGNPLDTQAEIIQSRPLVEKVIRTLQLKDPQRRGQLLRPEKFLKALKVETLRRTDLLVIRYREFNPELAAKVVNTLAQAYIVENVQQNRAEASSTRTFVESQLPKMEQRLRDSERRLREFKERYGSVALPEEQQAVVKQLAEFKSEQAQAAVKLAEAQTRAGAIASRMGGLSEKEALVAGALSSSDGMSELRKDLVEVESKLALARAQYQDNYPDVDRLIKQRNALRALLKTEAGRLLGQPGLPDSLVDASVAAEAQAPATKDNLPRLDLVRQKLLKDLVDARVEELAARTRTDALNSVSERYSSQVAAMPRLEETQRQLERQVEADSAAYKLLQTKFHEYRILEAQNIGNAELIEPAVAPELPAWPSPLLNLGAGALLGAILAMLVAYGREFFDDSLQTVEEATSLLGTPLLGTIPRWTGAEGPGLVAQSDPLSPMSEAYRSVRTYLKFLSAESPLTAVVFTSASPQEGKSTTVANLAIVSAQSGARVLLIDADLRKPRQHKLWEVSNQQGLSTLLTGEGNWRDLLVQPPGLERLSLLTAGPMPPNPLALLESRQLPELLAQWRAEFDLILFDTPPVTAAADALALTALSDGLVLVVRPTVANKRILVKVRESLKRPGIRLLGQIVNGTIAANEGHSEYYYYNRYQTRSTDSLAVSTKNGSGNGRAYATNGNGKGSSRKWYQIFSARQDSKSRP; encoded by the coding sequence GTGGGCCTGCGCGACTATTTGCGAGTACTGAACCGCCACCGCTTGTATGCCGGAGGGGTATTTGTCCTGGTGGTGGCGGGTGTGGCGGTCTGGACCTTCACCTCACCTTCGGTCTGGGAAGCGAAGGGCCGCCTGCTTTTTAAGCAAAAAGACACAGCGGTGGGAAGCGAAAACCCGGCAAGAAGTCTACGCGGTTCGCTGGGCCAGCTCGACTCGGTCGCCTTCGGCAATCCCCTCGACACCCAGGCAGAAATTATCCAGTCGCGGCCTCTGGTCGAGAAGGTGATCCGCACCCTCCAGCTCAAAGATCCCCAGCGGCGGGGGCAGCTCCTCCGGCCCGAAAAATTTCTCAAAGCTCTCAAAGTCGAGACACTCAGGCGCACCGACCTGCTTGTGATCCGCTACCGCGAGTTCAATCCGGAATTGGCGGCAAAAGTCGTCAACACCCTCGCCCAGGCTTACATCGTCGAGAATGTGCAGCAGAACCGGGCCGAGGCGTCCTCGACCCGCACCTTTGTCGAGAGCCAGCTCCCAAAGATGGAGCAGCGCCTGCGCGACTCCGAGCGCCGGTTGCGCGAATTTAAGGAGCGCTACGGCAGCGTTGCCCTGCCCGAAGAACAGCAGGCGGTCGTCAAGCAACTGGCCGAATTCAAAAGCGAGCAGGCCCAGGCGGCTGTCAAGCTGGCCGAGGCCCAGACCCGCGCCGGGGCAATCGCGAGCCGCATGGGCGGACTTTCTGAAAAAGAAGCGCTGGTGGCCGGTGCCCTCTCCAGCAGCGACGGGATGAGCGAACTGCGCAAGGATCTCGTAGAAGTCGAATCGAAGCTCGCCCTCGCCCGCGCCCAGTACCAGGACAATTATCCGGACGTAGACCGGCTCATCAAGCAGCGCAACGCCCTGCGCGCCCTGCTCAAGACCGAAGCGGGCCGCCTGTTGGGCCAGCCTGGGCTGCCCGATTCGCTGGTCGATGCGAGTGTGGCCGCCGAGGCCCAGGCTCCGGCGACGAAGGACAATCTCCCCCGCCTCGACCTGGTGCGCCAGAAACTGCTCAAAGATCTCGTCGATGCGCGGGTAGAAGAACTGGCCGCCCGCACCCGCACCGACGCCTTAAATAGCGTCTCTGAGCGCTACAGCTCCCAGGTGGCGGCGATGCCCAGGCTGGAGGAGACCCAGCGCCAGTTGGAGCGGCAGGTGGAGGCGGACAGCGCCGCCTACAAGCTCTTGCAGACCAAGTTTCACGAGTACCGGATTCTTGAGGCCCAAAATATCGGCAACGCTGAACTCATCGAACCAGCCGTGGCCCCAGAGTTGCCTGCCTGGCCCAGTCCGCTGTTAAACCTGGGGGCCGGGGCACTTTTAGGAGCGATTCTGGCGATGCTGGTCGCCTACGGGCGCGAGTTCTTCGACGATTCGCTCCAGACGGTCGAGGAGGCGACCAGCCTGCTTGGGACGCCACTACTGGGCACGATTCCCCGCTGGACCGGCGCGGAGGGGCCGGGGCTCGTCGCCCAGAGCGATCCGCTCTCACCGATGAGCGAAGCCTACCGTTCGGTGCGCACCTATCTCAAATTTTTGAGCGCCGAGAGCCCGCTCACAGCGGTGGTCTTTACCAGCGCCAGCCCCCAGGAGGGCAAATCGACGACGGTGGCCAACCTGGCGATCGTCAGTGCCCAGTCAGGGGCGCGGGTGCTCCTCATCGACGCCGATCTGCGCAAACCCCGTCAGCACAAGCTCTGGGAGGTGTCAAACCAGCAGGGCCTCTCGACTTTGCTGACGGGCGAAGGCAACTGGCGCGATCTGCTCGTGCAGCCGCCAGGGCTTGAGCGGCTGTCGCTTCTTACGGCTGGACCGATGCCGCCGAATCCGCTGGCGCTTCTGGAGTCGCGCCAACTGCCGGAACTGCTGGCGCAGTGGCGCGCCGAATTTGACCTCATCCTCTTTGACACCCCGCCCGTCACCGCCGCCGCTGACGCCCTGGCACTCACTGCCCTCAGCGACGGTCTGGTGCTGGTGGTGCGGCCCACCGTCGCCAACAAGCGCATCCTCGTCAAGGTCCGCGAGAGCCTCAAGCGCCCCGGCATCCGGCTTTTAGGCCAGATCGTCAACGGCACGATCGCCGCCAACGAAGGCCACAGCGAGTACTACTACTACAACCGCTACCAGACCCGTTCTACCGACAGTCTCGCCGTGAGCACCAAAAATGGCAGCGGCAACGGCAGAGCCTACGCGACGAACGGCAACGGCAAGGGCAGCTCCCGCAAGTGGTATCAGATCTTCAGCGCCCGCCAGGACAGCAAATCCCGCCCCTGA